Proteins from a single region of Struthio camelus isolate bStrCam1 chromosome W, bStrCam1.hap1, whole genome shotgun sequence:
- the LOC104146840 gene encoding follistatin isoform X1 produces the protein MLNRRVHPGMLLLLMFLCHFMDDQTVQAGNCWLRQAKNGRCQVLYKTDLSKEECCKTGRLTTSWTEEDVNDNTLFKWMIFNGGAPNCIPCKETCENVDCGPGKKCKMNKKNKPRCVCAPDCSNITWKGPVCGLDGKTYRNECALLKARCKEQPELEVQYQGKCKKTCRDVLCPGSSTCVVDQTNNAYCVTCNRICPEPTSPEQYLCGNDGITYASACHLRKATCLLGRSIGLAYEGKCIKAKSCEDIQCSAGKKCLWDFKVGRGRCALCDELCPESKSDEAVCASDNTTYPSECAMKEAACSMGVLLEVKHSGSCNSINEDPEEEEEDEDQDYSFPISSILEW, from the exons ATGTTAAATCGGAGAGTCCACCCGGGCATGCTCTTACTCCTGATGTTTCTGTGCCACTTCATGGACGATCAGACAGTGCAGG CTGGGAATTGTTGGCTCCGGCAGGCGAAGAACGGCCGCTGCCAGGTCCTCTACAAAACTGATCTCAGCAAGGAGGAGTGCTGCAAGACTGGTCGCCTGACGACTTCGTGGACAGAAGAAGACGTCAACGACAACACGCTTTTTAAGTGGATGATTTTTAATGGGGGAGCCCCAAACTGCATCCCGTGCAAAg AAACGTGTGAGAATGTGGACTGTGGACCTGggaagaaatgtaaaatgaacaAGAAGAACAAACCTCGGTGTGTTTGTGCTCCGGATTGCTCTAATATCACTTGGAAGGGCCCTGTGTGTGGCTTAGATGGGAAAACCTACAGGAACGAGTGTGCCCTTCTCAAAGCCAGATGTAAAGAACAGCCTGAACTTGAAGTCCAGTATCAGGGCAAATGCAAAA AGACCTGTAGGGATGTTTTATGTCCAGGCAGCTCCACGTGTGTGGTTGATCAAACTAATAACGCCTACTGTGTGACATGTAATCGAATTTGCCCAGAGCCTACCTCCCCTGAACAGTATCTCTGCGGGAATGACGGCATAACTTACGCTAGTGCCTGCCACCTGAGAAAAGCTACCTGCCTACTGGGCAGATCCATTGGATTAGCCTACGAAGGAAAATGCATCA AAGCAAAATCCTGTGAAGATATTCAGTGCAGTGCTGGGAAGAAATGCTTGTGGGATTTTAAGGTTGGCAGAGGTCGGTGTGCCCTCTGTGATGAGCTATGCCCTGAAAGCAAGTCAGACGAAGCAGTCTGTGCCAGCGATAACACTACTTATCCAAGCGAGTGTGCCATGAAAGAGGCAGCCTGCTCCATGGGTGTGCTTCTAGAAGTAAAGCACTCCGGATCTTGCAACT CCATTAATGAAGAcccagaggaagaagaggaagatgaagaccAGGACTACAGCTTTCCTATATCTTCCATTCTAGAGTGGTAA
- the LOC104146840 gene encoding follistatin isoform X2, with protein MLNRRVHPGMLLLLMFLCHFMDDQTVQAGNCWLRQAKNGRCQVLYKTDLSKEECCKTGRLTTSWTEEDVNDNTLFKWMIFNGGAPNCIPCKETCENVDCGPGKKCKMNKKNKPRCVCAPDCSNITWKGPVCGLDGKTYRNECALLKARCKEQPELEVQYQGKCKKTCRDVLCPGSSTCVVDQTNNAYCVTCNRICPEPTSPEQYLCGNDGITYASACHLRKATCLLGRSIGLAYEGKCIKAKSCEDIQCSAGKKCLWDFKVGRGRCALCDELCPESKSDEAVCASDNTTYPSECAMKEAACSMGVLLEVKHSGSCNSPLYSPI; from the exons ATGTTAAATCGGAGAGTCCACCCGGGCATGCTCTTACTCCTGATGTTTCTGTGCCACTTCATGGACGATCAGACAGTGCAGG CTGGGAATTGTTGGCTCCGGCAGGCGAAGAACGGCCGCTGCCAGGTCCTCTACAAAACTGATCTCAGCAAGGAGGAGTGCTGCAAGACTGGTCGCCTGACGACTTCGTGGACAGAAGAAGACGTCAACGACAACACGCTTTTTAAGTGGATGATTTTTAATGGGGGAGCCCCAAACTGCATCCCGTGCAAAg AAACGTGTGAGAATGTGGACTGTGGACCTGggaagaaatgtaaaatgaacaAGAAGAACAAACCTCGGTGTGTTTGTGCTCCGGATTGCTCTAATATCACTTGGAAGGGCCCTGTGTGTGGCTTAGATGGGAAAACCTACAGGAACGAGTGTGCCCTTCTCAAAGCCAGATGTAAAGAACAGCCTGAACTTGAAGTCCAGTATCAGGGCAAATGCAAAA AGACCTGTAGGGATGTTTTATGTCCAGGCAGCTCCACGTGTGTGGTTGATCAAACTAATAACGCCTACTGTGTGACATGTAATCGAATTTGCCCAGAGCCTACCTCCCCTGAACAGTATCTCTGCGGGAATGACGGCATAACTTACGCTAGTGCCTGCCACCTGAGAAAAGCTACCTGCCTACTGGGCAGATCCATTGGATTAGCCTACGAAGGAAAATGCATCA AAGCAAAATCCTGTGAAGATATTCAGTGCAGTGCTGGGAAGAAATGCTTGTGGGATTTTAAGGTTGGCAGAGGTCGGTGTGCCCTCTGTGATGAGCTATGCCCTGAAAGCAAGTCAGACGAAGCAGTCTGTGCCAGCGATAACACTACTTATCCAAGCGAGTGTGCCATGAAAGAGGCAGCCTGCTCCATGGGTGTGCTTCTAGAAGTAAAGCACTCCGGATCTTGCAACT CTCCCCTGTATTCCCCCATCTAG
- the LOC104146840 gene encoding follistatin isoform X3, translating to MLNRRVHPGMLLLLMFLCHFMDDQTVQAGNCWLRQAKNGRCQVLYKTDLSKEECCKTGRLTTSWTEEDVNDNTLFKWMIFNGGAPNCIPCKETCENVDCGPGKKCKMNKKNKPRCVCAPDCSNITWKGPVCGLDGKTYRNECALLKARCKEQPELEVQYQGKCKKTCRDVLCPGSSTCVVDQTNNAYCVTCNRICPEPTSPEQYLCGNDGITYASACHLRKATCLLGRSIGLAYEGKCIKAKSCEDIQCSAGKKCLWDFKVGRGRCALCDELCPESKSDEAVCASDNTTYPSECAMKEAACSMGVLLEVKHSGSCN from the exons ATGTTAAATCGGAGAGTCCACCCGGGCATGCTCTTACTCCTGATGTTTCTGTGCCACTTCATGGACGATCAGACAGTGCAGG CTGGGAATTGTTGGCTCCGGCAGGCGAAGAACGGCCGCTGCCAGGTCCTCTACAAAACTGATCTCAGCAAGGAGGAGTGCTGCAAGACTGGTCGCCTGACGACTTCGTGGACAGAAGAAGACGTCAACGACAACACGCTTTTTAAGTGGATGATTTTTAATGGGGGAGCCCCAAACTGCATCCCGTGCAAAg AAACGTGTGAGAATGTGGACTGTGGACCTGggaagaaatgtaaaatgaacaAGAAGAACAAACCTCGGTGTGTTTGTGCTCCGGATTGCTCTAATATCACTTGGAAGGGCCCTGTGTGTGGCTTAGATGGGAAAACCTACAGGAACGAGTGTGCCCTTCTCAAAGCCAGATGTAAAGAACAGCCTGAACTTGAAGTCCAGTATCAGGGCAAATGCAAAA AGACCTGTAGGGATGTTTTATGTCCAGGCAGCTCCACGTGTGTGGTTGATCAAACTAATAACGCCTACTGTGTGACATGTAATCGAATTTGCCCAGAGCCTACCTCCCCTGAACAGTATCTCTGCGGGAATGACGGCATAACTTACGCTAGTGCCTGCCACCTGAGAAAAGCTACCTGCCTACTGGGCAGATCCATTGGATTAGCCTACGAAGGAAAATGCATCA AAGCAAAATCCTGTGAAGATATTCAGTGCAGTGCTGGGAAGAAATGCTTGTGGGATTTTAAGGTTGGCAGAGGTCGGTGTGCCCTCTGTGATGAGCTATGCCCTGAAAGCAAGTCAGACGAAGCAGTCTGTGCCAGCGATAACACTACTTATCCAAGCGAGTGTGCCATGAAAGAGGCAGCCTGCTCCATGGGTGTGCTTCTAGAAGTAAAGCACTCCGGATCTTGCAACT GA